The Streptomyces pactum genome contains a region encoding:
- a CDS encoding caspase family protein produces the protein MKRAIIVGIDHYPEGQSLGGCVADATALEKLLSANADDSPNWRTQLITGAEGSPEVTRDGLRHALTKLFANARDTDLLFFFAGHGAQTPWGADLVTQDATDHTLGVSMNDLITLANDSPARSVTLILDCCFSGDLGNTPGQQAAAVSENFRLNKSILRENVTIMAASRGIEASQEVEGHGAFTRVLLDGLEGGAADHLGKVTALSLYGFISPAFDAWQQRPVFKANLTEPVVLRIGPPWLDATMLRKLPAHFPEADSRVRLSPEHEGEGRPLPPGTPGTPKQQQFDYFGRLRNANLVTTDGKRDHYWVAMESGEVYLTPMGRYFWKLAKRKVL, from the coding sequence ATGAAGCGGGCCATCATCGTAGGCATTGACCACTATCCGGAGGGTCAATCTCTGGGAGGCTGCGTCGCAGATGCGACAGCGCTCGAAAAGCTGCTCTCTGCCAACGCTGATGACAGCCCAAACTGGCGCACTCAATTGATCACAGGAGCGGAGGGAAGTCCTGAGGTCACGCGGGACGGTCTGCGTCACGCTCTCACCAAGCTGTTCGCTAATGCTCGTGACACGGACTTGCTCTTCTTCTTCGCTGGCCACGGGGCTCAGACGCCCTGGGGCGCTGATCTGGTCACCCAGGACGCTACAGACCATACGCTGGGTGTATCGATGAACGACCTGATCACTCTTGCCAATGATTCCCCCGCCCGTAGTGTCACATTGATACTCGACTGCTGCTTCAGCGGAGATCTGGGAAATACACCAGGGCAGCAAGCTGCAGCCGTTTCGGAGAACTTCCGCCTGAACAAGAGCATCTTGCGGGAGAACGTCACCATTATGGCCGCAAGCCGCGGAATCGAAGCATCGCAGGAGGTAGAGGGACACGGTGCCTTCACCCGCGTCCTCCTTGACGGACTCGAAGGAGGAGCCGCGGACCACCTAGGAAAGGTCACTGCGCTCAGCCTGTACGGGTTCATAAGTCCGGCCTTTGACGCGTGGCAGCAGCGCCCGGTCTTCAAGGCGAACCTCACCGAGCCCGTTGTTCTGCGTATCGGCCCGCCATGGCTGGACGCCACCATGCTGCGAAAGTTGCCTGCCCACTTCCCTGAAGCAGACAGTCGAGTACGCCTGAGCCCAGAACACGAGGGTGAAGGGAGACCTCTGCCTCCCGGAACTCCAGGCACTCCAAAACAGCAACAATTCGACTATTTCGGCCGGTTGCGCAACGCCAACCTTGTCACCACGGACGGTAAACGTGATCACTACTGGGTAGCCATGGAAAGCGGAGAGGTCTATTTGACTCCTATGGGCCGGTACTTTTGGAAGTTAGCCAAGCGGAAGGTGCTATGA